The following proteins come from a genomic window of Alnus glutinosa chromosome 10, dhAlnGlut1.1, whole genome shotgun sequence:
- the LOC133879009 gene encoding uncharacterized protein LOC133879009: MDAFSGYNQIHMDEADQEKTSFITDRGLYCYKMMPFGLKNVGATYQRLVNKMFRNQIGRNVEVYVDDMLVKSTRAAGHIADLGESFETLRSHKMKLNPAKCAFGVSSGKFLGFMVSQRGIEANPEKVSAVLGMQSPRTTKQLQQLTGRIAALNQFISWSTDKCLPFFKILRKAFVWSSECEEAFKKLKEYLTNPLLLSSPEEGEILYLYLVVSSSVVSSALVREDSGIQKPVYFTSKALHGAKERLVNWSVELGQFDIEFPPRTSIKGQALADFLLEFSNTPESEELPEKETWVVYVDGSSANQKSGVGVTFASPDGETFQYAIKLDFVTTNNEAEYEALLAGLSIAREMGARNLEIRSDSQVVVSHVQGFAEAQGEKMIQYLDKVRKCQSNFDRTVVTKVPREENARADALSKMGSGTGPVVKTSTRGMVIQTEPSILPKLDMMEIEERSDKPEWATDIIQYLRNGSLPEEKLGARKVKMHSARYVLIGGSLYRRGYIEPLLKCLTNSEAEYVLKEIHEGVCGNHSGSRMLAHKAMRAGYYWPTMNKDSVKLVRKCDKC; the protein is encoded by the exons ATGGACGCCTTCTCAGGGTACAACCAAATTCACATGGATGAAGCTGACCAAGAAAAAACGTCGTTCATTACCGACAGAGGTCTATACTGCTACAAAATGATGCCGTTCGGTCTAAAGAACGTCGGGGCTACGTACCAGAGGCTCGTCAACAAAATGTTTCGAAATCAGATCGGACGAAACGTGGAAGTCTATGTTGACGACATGCTTGTCAAGAGCACACGAGCCGCCGGCCATATAGCCGACCTGGGGGAAAGTTTTGAGACACTAAGGAGTCACAAGATGAAGCTCAACCCGGCCAAATGTGCTTTCGGTGTTTCCTCCGGAAAATTCTTGGGATTCATGGTTTCGCAAAGAGGAATCGAGGCGAATCCCGAGAAGGTAAGTGCTGTCCTCGGTATGCAATCTCCCCGGACCACCAAACAACTGCAACAGCTGACTGGGAGAATAGCAGCCCTTAACCAGTTCATCTCCTGGTCCACCGACAAATGTCTCCCATTCTTCAAGATTTTGAGAAAAGCCTTCGTGTGGAGTAGTGAGTGCGaggaagccttcaagaagttaaaAGAGTATCTGACTAACCCACTGCTATTGAGCAGCCCCGAGGAAGGAGAAATCTTGTATCTCTACCTCGTAGTATCATCATCGGTAGTCAGTTCAGCTTTGGTCCGAGAAGACTCAGGCATTCAAAAACCGGTTTATTTCACCAGCAAAGCACTCCATGGAGCCAAGGagag GTTGGTAAATTGGTCGGTAGAGCTGGGACAGTTTGACATAGAATTCCCCCCTCGTACTTCTATCAAGGGTCAAGCGTTAGCCGATTTCCTACTAGAGTTCAGCAATACGCCCGAAAGCGAAGAACTGCCCGAGAAGGAAACATGGGTAGTGTATGTAGACGGTTCCTCGGCCAACCAGAAGAGTGGAGTCGGTGTCACGTTTGCAAGCCCGGATGGAGAAACTTTTCAATATGCGATCAAACTGGATTTTGTGACCACCAATAATGAAGCCGAGTATGAAGCACTTTTGGCCGGGCTTTCAATAGCTCGGGAAATGGGAGCAAGGAACTTGGAAATCAGAAGCGACTCTCAGGTGGTAGTCAGCCATGTGCAGGGATTTGCCGAGGCACAAGGCGAAAAGATGATTCAATATCTTGATAAGGTGCGTAAATGTCAATCTAACTTTGACAGAACTGTCGTAACAAAAGTTCCTCGGGAAGAGAATGCCCGAGCTGATGCTCTTTCCAAAATGGGTTCCGGTACTGGGCCCGTCGTCAAAACATCCACACGGGGGATGGTGATACAGACCGAGCCTTCAATCCTTCCAAAACTCGACATGATGGAGATTGAAGAAAGATCAGACAAACCTGAGTGGGCCACTGACATCATTCAGTACCTTCGCAACGGTTCCCTACCCGAAGAGAAGCTGGGAGCTCGTAAGGTAAAAATGCATTCAGCCCGGTACGTGCTTATCGGAGGATCACTTTATCGAAGAGGATATATCGAGCCACTTCTCAAGTGTCTTACAAATTCCGAGGCGGAATACGTACTAAAAGAAATACACGAAGGGGTCTGCGGGAACCATTCTGGCTCTCGGATGTTGGCACACAAAGCAATGAGAGCCGGGTACTACTGGCCAACAATGAATAAGGATTCGGTCAAACTCGTCCGAAAATGCGATAAATGTTAG
- the LOC133879010 gene encoding uncharacterized protein LOC133879010: MVACRAFPLTLSGNAHDWFTSLPPNSIRHFEDLSRMFLTQFMAGRVRRKPSGSLMSLHQGPEESLRDFFMRFNQARLEAEAATDDFIYGALFQGIRKDGALMADIARKPPQNLDGFMSKAEKYINQEETLRALLGPEQTRPSTSGNPKKKNLWKEERKRVPEEETRPKRDQESLRGHNWTPLNAPIMDVLLEIKRDPMYRKPRPVLANPHSQYANQYCAFHDITGPRTEACISLRLLIERFIENGKLVIFLADQRV, translated from the coding sequence ATGGTGGCCTGCCGAGCATTCCCTCTGACCCTCTCGGGCAATGCCCATGATTGGTTCACGAGCCTCCCGCCAAACTCCATTCGTCATTTCGAGGACCTCAGTAGGATGTTCCTGACGCAGTTCATGGCCGGAAGAGTCAGAAGAAAGCCGTCCGGATCCTTGATGTCATTACACCAGGGACCCGAGGAATCTCTCAGAGATTTCTTCATGAGGTTCAACCAGGCTAGACTTGAAGCCGAAGCAGCAACCGATGATTTCATCTACGGAGCTCTCTTTCAGGGAATCCGAAAAGATGGAGCCCTAATGGCTGATATAGCCAGGAAGCCCCCTCAGAATCTAGATGGCTTTATGAGCAAAGCCGAGAAGTACATCAACCAGGAGGAGACACTTCGAGCTCTATTGGGACCTGAGCAAACTCGCCCATCCACTTCCGGgaatccaaaaaagaagaacCTTTGGAAGGAAGAACGGAAGCGTGTTCCAGAAGAAGAGACTAGGCCAAAGCGGGATCAGGAGTCCCTAAGGGGTCACAACTGGACCCCCCTCAATGCACCCATTATGGATGTTCTCCTGGAGATAAAGCGAGACCCGATGTACCGAAAACCTCGGCCGGTGCTCGCAAATCCGCATTCACAATACGCCAACCAGTATTGTGCGTTTCACGATATTACCGGGCCTCGCACAGAAGCCTGCATATCCTTGAGACTTCTGATTGAACGCTTCATAGAAAACGGAAAACTTGTCATTTTCCTCGCAGATCAAAGAGTTTAG